A stretch of the Tannerella serpentiformis genome encodes the following:
- a CDS encoding RNA polymerase sigma factor: MIDDEAYINRVLDGDTAGFAPLMERYSRPVFALLVGMTGNRADAEELAQDAFLKAFRSLRSFRRDCSFATWIYRIAYNTALSALRKKRPDRPASMDDDTAIERLPDPIDDEADEAEANEERFRRLDRALAQLRADDRALVHMFYKQEKTVDELAAITGLSLSNVKVRLHRTRKKLMSLMQAMED; this comes from the coding sequence ATGATCGACGATGAAGCATACATCAACCGCGTTCTGGACGGCGATACGGCCGGCTTCGCCCCACTCATGGAGCGTTACAGCCGACCCGTCTTTGCCCTCTTGGTGGGCATGACGGGCAACCGCGCCGACGCCGAAGAGCTGGCTCAGGACGCCTTCCTGAAGGCCTTCCGTTCGCTCCGCTCCTTCCGACGCGATTGCAGCTTCGCCACCTGGATCTACCGCATCGCCTACAACACGGCCCTCTCCGCCCTGCGCAAAAAGCGCCCCGACCGGCCGGCCTCGATGGACGACGACACGGCCATCGAGCGCCTGCCCGACCCCATCGACGACGAGGCCGACGAGGCGGAGGCCAACGAGGAGCGTTTCCGCCGCCTCGACCGTGCCTTGGCGCAGCTCCGAGCCGACGATCGTGCCCTCGTACATATGTTCTATAAGCAAGAAAAGACGGTCGACGAGCTGGCTGCCATCACGGGGCTGAGCCTCTCCAACGTGAAGGTCAGGCTCCACCGCACCCGTAAGAAATTGATGAGTTTAATGCAAGCTATGGAGGATTGA
- a CDS encoding Asp23/Gls24 family envelope stress response protein, with amino-acid sequence MIEEKEKDPLRELFAQRPEADLPDGFAARTMEHIYREAQLAEARWRRWERIGMALLFALPIVTLIVVTQVLKVALPWPDLHITWPDLAACRFYFQIGALVFLLWTVDALFRRIRR; translated from the coding sequence ATGATAGAAGAGAAGGAAAAAGACCCCTTGCGCGAGCTGTTCGCCCAGCGGCCTGAGGCCGATCTGCCCGACGGATTCGCCGCCCGCACGATGGAGCACATCTACCGAGAGGCCCAACTGGCGGAGGCGCGGTGGCGCCGCTGGGAACGCATCGGTATGGCCCTCCTGTTCGCCCTGCCGATCGTGACGCTCATCGTCGTCACCCAAGTGCTGAAGGTCGCCCTGCCGTGGCCCGATCTGCACATCACGTGGCCCGACCTGGCAGCCTGCCGATTCTATTTCCAGATCGGCGCACTCGTCTTCCTGCTCTGGACGGTCGACGCCCTCTTCCGCCGCATACGACGTTGA
- a CDS encoding TetR/AcrR family transcriptional regulator — protein sequence MKIEKQNMEQTILKAAEELFIDQGFVKTTTVQIAKKAGCNSAMVHYYYRTKEQLFERIYGEKIKLVIESLTAISGSGKSLEERVAEIIDVYFDFLSRNPRLPAFMLYEAQQSPAVNEHITNRLREALGSIIAPIDAELRAAASNGQIRPIQTIDLFMSVLTLCLGTFLIIPVFRNVWEMSDAEYSELICRRRTEIKETILSRLKP from the coding sequence ATGAAGATAGAGAAGCAAAACATGGAGCAAACCATCCTGAAAGCGGCAGAAGAACTGTTTATTGATCAGGGTTTCGTGAAGACGACGACAGTTCAAATCGCTAAGAAGGCGGGATGTAACTCGGCGATGGTACACTATTATTATCGGACTAAGGAACAGCTCTTCGAAAGGATATATGGCGAGAAAATTAAGCTCGTCATCGAGAGCCTTACGGCCATCAGTGGTTCGGGGAAGTCCCTGGAGGAGCGAGTCGCGGAGATCATAGATGTGTATTTCGACTTCCTCAGCCGAAACCCGCGGCTACCCGCCTTTATGCTCTACGAGGCGCAGCAATCGCCGGCCGTCAATGAGCATATTACCAACCGACTGCGGGAGGCCTTGGGGAGCATTATTGCACCGATCGATGCGGAATTGCGCGCGGCAGCCTCCAATGGACAAATTCGTCCCATTCAGACCATCGATTTGTTCATGTCTGTCCTGACGTTGTGCCTCGGTACGTTTTTGATCATACCCGTTTTCCGAAATGTGTGGGAAATGAGCGACGCGGAGTACTCGGAACTCATCTGCCGTCGGCGGACGGAGATTAAAGAGACCATCCTCAGCCGACTGAAGCCATGA
- the dapB gene encoding 4-hydroxy-tetrahydrodipicolinate reductase, whose translation MNIALIGHGKMGHTIERLAPTRGHRIVSLIDIDNYRTAFDSDAFRRADVAIEFTGPQTAYDNITRCIDAGLPVVSGSTGWTARMDELKEHCLAAGGAFFYASNFSLGVNLFFALSDHLAKLMNAYPDYDVRLSETHHIHKLDAPSGTAVTLAEAIVRRIDRKTRWVRGQAQQADEIGIESVREGEVPGTHEVTYDSPVDTICLIHEAKSRDGFALGALLAAEFIVGRRGVFGMNDLLRVNA comes from the coding sequence ATGAACATAGCATTGATAGGCCACGGCAAGATGGGCCACACCATCGAACGCCTCGCACCCACCCGGGGACACCGCATCGTCTCCCTCATCGACATCGATAATTACCGCACCGCTTTCGACTCCGACGCCTTCCGTCGGGCCGACGTGGCCATCGAGTTCACCGGCCCCCAGACGGCCTATGACAACATCACCCGCTGCATCGACGCGGGCCTACCCGTAGTGAGCGGATCCACCGGATGGACCGCCCGCATGGACGAACTGAAGGAGCACTGCCTCGCGGCGGGGGGCGCCTTTTTTTATGCCTCCAACTTCAGCCTCGGTGTGAACCTCTTCTTTGCCCTGAGCGACCATCTGGCCAAGCTGATGAACGCCTACCCAGACTACGACGTCCGCCTCTCAGAGACGCACCACATACACAAGCTCGACGCCCCGAGCGGCACGGCCGTGACCCTGGCCGAGGCCATCGTCCGCCGGATAGACCGCAAGACGCGGTGGGTGCGCGGCCAGGCGCAGCAGGCCGACGAGATCGGCATCGAGTCCGTCCGTGAGGGCGAAGTGCCGGGCACTCACGAGGTCACGTACGACTCCCCTGTCGACACCATCTGCCTCATCCACGAGGCCAAGAGCCGCGATGGCTTCGCGCTCGGAGCCCTTCTGGCGGCCGAGTTCATCGTCGGGCGAAGGGGCGTCTTTGGTATGAATGATTTACTCCGGGTGAACGCCTAA
- a CDS encoding S26 family signal peptidase, whose product MKRPLIRCVVVLLAALLIALTVGRFWVGRYAVATRAMQPALRPGDRVAVDKRGTPIRRGTIVLYRSPRPQDGDALHFGRCVGLPGDTVTVTPDGYLIHGRLYPAPADILDTYRVPRDLRLSLLSLLFSLDIPIRHLSDDTAHFCLCLTPTEAHRVRELLPRMLLPTPPPHEIPRLRFILPAARQNYAIDTYTLRLCGEALLREAQGRATLRAGRLYLDGHPTDSYRFRHDHYWILADNPDAAIDSRHLGPIPRTAIIGTVVGR is encoded by the coding sequence ATGAAACGCCCCCTCATCCGCTGCGTCGTCGTGCTATTAGCTGCCCTGCTGATAGCCCTCACCGTGGGGCGTTTCTGGGTTGGGCGTTACGCCGTAGCCACACGCGCCATGCAGCCTGCGCTCCGTCCGGGCGACCGTGTGGCGGTGGATAAACGCGGCACACCGATTCGTCGCGGGACCATTGTCCTCTATCGCAGTCCCCGACCACAGGATGGCGACGCCCTGCATTTCGGCCGCTGTGTGGGCCTGCCCGGCGACACCGTCACCGTCACCCCCGACGGCTACCTCATCCACGGCCGCCTCTACCCCGCACCCGCAGACATCCTCGACACCTACCGCGTCCCACGCGACCTCCGACTCTCCCTCCTCAGCCTCCTCTTCTCGCTCGACATCCCTATCCGTCACCTATCCGACGACACGGCTCACTTCTGCCTCTGCCTCACCCCTACGGAGGCCCATCGTGTCCGCGAGCTTCTCCCCCGCATGCTCCTCCCCACACCGCCCCCCCATGAGATACCTCGCCTCCGGTTCATCCTCCCCGCAGCCCGACAGAACTACGCCATCGATACCTACACCCTCCGCCTCTGTGGCGAGGCCTTGCTCCGCGAAGCACAGGGTCGGGCCACTCTCCGTGCCGGTCGTCTCTATCTCGACGGTCACCCCACCGACAGCTACCGCTTCCGCCACGACCACTACTGGATCCTGGCCGACAATCCCGACGCCGCCATCGACTCCCGCCACCTCGGCCCCATCCCTCGAACGGCCATCATCGGCACCGTAGTCGGACGGTGA
- a CDS encoding sensor histidine kinase, translating to MNILYESRQQLKYVFIIVAILIALASVAVSDSLIKKLAQEERSRMEIWTEAYRVLTTEDTDQNLMVILRIIEGNTSIPVILCDDHGNILSHRNIPVPTEGDSVFLKRKVREFQAKHTPIVVDIGNNSYQYLFYDDSILLKRLLIYPYVQLSVVFVFILIAFLALASTKRAEQNKVWVGLTKETAHQLGTPISSLIAWVEYLKTKDVEATYLNEMEKDVKRLEVIADRFSKVGSVPTLKLLDINEAVRSSCNYMSTRVSAKVRIVYQPAPEPLYVQMNESLFSWVIENLTKNAVDAMEGRGMITITTGRRKRHIWIDVTDTGKGIPKSRFKTVFSPGYTTKKRGWGLGLSLVRRIVETSPGGRIYVRSSEPGKGTTFRIELDPASQPSNG from the coding sequence ATGAACATCCTCTATGAATCGCGACAGCAACTGAAATACGTCTTCATCATCGTAGCGATCCTCATTGCGCTGGCCTCAGTGGCCGTATCGGACTCCCTCATCAAGAAGCTCGCGCAGGAAGAACGCTCGCGCATGGAGATATGGACCGAGGCCTACCGCGTCCTAACCACAGAAGACACCGACCAGAACCTCATGGTCATCCTTCGCATCATTGAGGGAAACACCTCCATCCCTGTCATCCTCTGCGATGATCATGGGAATATCCTTAGCCACCGCAACATCCCCGTCCCCACCGAGGGAGACAGCGTCTTTCTCAAGAGGAAAGTGCGCGAGTTTCAAGCCAAACACACGCCTATCGTTGTCGACATCGGCAACAACTCCTACCAGTATCTCTTCTACGACGACTCCATTCTCCTCAAGCGGCTACTCATCTACCCCTACGTACAGCTCTCCGTCGTTTTCGTCTTCATCCTCATTGCCTTCTTAGCCCTGGCCAGCACCAAGCGCGCCGAGCAAAACAAGGTTTGGGTGGGACTAACCAAAGAAACCGCACACCAACTCGGCACACCTATCTCGTCGCTCATCGCCTGGGTGGAATACCTCAAGACCAAAGATGTCGAGGCCACCTACCTCAACGAGATGGAGAAGGACGTAAAGCGGCTCGAAGTCATAGCCGACCGGTTCTCTAAGGTGGGCTCTGTCCCTACGCTCAAACTTCTCGATATCAACGAGGCGGTACGTTCGTCGTGCAATTACATGAGCACACGCGTATCGGCCAAGGTTCGGATTGTCTATCAACCCGCCCCAGAACCACTCTATGTGCAGATGAACGAATCCCTATTCTCGTGGGTCATAGAGAATCTGACCAAAAACGCCGTCGATGCCATGGAAGGTCGTGGCATGATCACCATCACCACCGGTCGCCGTAAGCGACACATTTGGATTGACGTGACCGACACGGGCAAAGGCATCCCCAAGTCACGCTTTAAGACCGTCTTCAGCCCCGGATACACCACCAAAAAACGTGGTTGGGGCCTCGGACTCTCCCTCGTGCGACGCATCGTAGAGACATCTCCCGGCGGCCGCATCTACGTTCGCTCCTCCGAACCCGGTAAAGGCACCACCTTCCGCATAGAATTAGACCCCGCATCGCAACCAAGCAACGGCTGA
- a CDS encoding DUF3108 domain-containing protein — protein sequence MRLRRNVTTKTKVAPVIATEAAASRSDRGLRRAAAMMCALLLVFAAARAQCPPANIPLNVGESVNYDLYFKWGVIMSRAGEATISYNTTKFRGATARRYRMLFRTIKIFESVYRMRDTLDCYYTPEGALLYSVKRSNENDYRLTDELTFYYPAKSRTTIRSRRYTPTEMKIDTTLYVRSGCAFDMLGATYFLRTINRTSLRAGDVFPAVIAVGHDLVKVNLRYHGPAVVERDKARYRTHHFSIDIHDDAFTQTRSAAELWVGDDENFLPIKIRAKLKIGYAEVYFRSAARLKAPLSCRTEIK from the coding sequence ATGAGACTCCGAAGAAACGTAACTACAAAGACGAAGGTCGCTCCGGTGATCGCAACCGAAGCGGCGGCTTCCCGTTCTGACCGAGGCCTACGCCGCGCCGCCGCCATGATGTGCGCACTGCTGTTGGTGTTCGCCGCGGCCCGTGCACAGTGCCCCCCGGCCAACATCCCGCTGAACGTGGGCGAGTCGGTCAATTACGACCTCTACTTCAAGTGGGGCGTGATCATGTCGCGCGCTGGTGAGGCCACAATCTCATACAACACGACGAAGTTTCGCGGTGCCACGGCCCGTCGCTATCGCATGCTCTTCCGCACGATCAAAATCTTTGAGTCGGTCTACCGTATGCGCGACACCCTCGACTGTTACTACACGCCCGAAGGCGCCTTGCTCTACAGCGTCAAGCGATCGAACGAAAACGACTACCGCCTGACGGACGAGCTCACCTTTTATTATCCCGCCAAGAGCCGAACCACCATCCGCTCGCGCCGCTACACACCCACGGAGATGAAGATCGACACCACGCTCTACGTCCGCTCCGGCTGCGCTTTCGACATGCTCGGGGCCACCTACTTCCTGCGTACGATCAACCGGACAAGCCTTCGGGCGGGCGACGTCTTTCCGGCCGTCATTGCCGTGGGGCACGATCTGGTGAAGGTGAACTTGCGCTATCACGGCCCCGCCGTTGTGGAGCGCGACAAAGCGCGCTATCGCACGCACCACTTCTCGATCGACATTCATGACGACGCCTTCACACAGACGCGTTCGGCTGCGGAGCTGTGGGTGGGCGACGACGAGAACTTCCTGCCGATCAAGATCCGCGCGAAGCTGAAGATCGGTTACGCTGAGGTCTACTTCCGCAGCGCCGCCCGCCTCAAGGCGCCCCTGAGCTGTCGGACGGAGATCAAGTAG
- a CDS encoding S26 family signal peptidase — MKKISRRQWIGFGIWATLYVLFCIWMENLWLLLGLFVLADIFLTRFVPWGAWKRSKNKHVREALEWVDDILFALIAVYFINLFVFQNYQIPTASLEKTLLVGDYLFVSKLSYGPRVPNTPLSFPLVQNTMPFFNCKSYLDWPHWGYKRVKGLGHVQRNDIVVFNLPTGDTVALLQQNPDYYWLTQENGYDVVNTRRDIFGKIVYRPVDKRENYVKRCVGLPGDTLMLRNNKLYINGRLQKDPVCMQLCYFVETNGTLLTEEQFRKMNISREDRRLVSAGQHNEDLYYYEALAYLGFTTNADGRYNPVYRLPLTAEALAYLRKLPFVRTIKVEPAELGGATYPPGYVTGWTRDDFGPIWIPRKGATIDLNERNLALYRRCIVNYEGNRMERRPDGTLLINGQPATTYTFKYDYYWMMGDNRHNSADSRSWGFVPEDHIIGKPILIWLSIDKDRSLFNGGIRWNRMFRRVRSD, encoded by the coding sequence ATGAAGAAGATTTCAAGAAGACAATGGATCGGCTTCGGCATCTGGGCCACGCTGTACGTCCTGTTTTGCATTTGGATGGAAAACCTCTGGCTGCTGCTCGGGCTGTTCGTTTTGGCGGACATATTCCTCACCCGGTTTGTCCCCTGGGGCGCATGGAAACGCTCGAAAAACAAGCACGTACGCGAGGCGCTGGAATGGGTGGACGACATCCTCTTTGCGCTCATCGCCGTGTATTTCATCAACCTGTTCGTGTTTCAGAACTACCAAATCCCCACGGCCTCGCTCGAGAAAACGCTCCTCGTGGGCGACTACCTTTTCGTCAGCAAACTGAGCTATGGGCCGCGTGTACCCAACACGCCCCTCTCCTTCCCGCTGGTGCAAAACACGATGCCATTCTTCAACTGCAAGTCCTACCTCGACTGGCCGCATTGGGGCTACAAGCGGGTCAAAGGCCTGGGACATGTGCAGCGCAACGACATCGTGGTCTTCAACCTCCCCACGGGCGACACCGTGGCCCTGCTCCAGCAGAACCCGGACTACTACTGGCTCACGCAAGAGAACGGGTACGACGTCGTCAACACCCGCCGCGACATCTTCGGCAAGATCGTCTACCGGCCTGTCGATAAGCGTGAGAACTACGTCAAGCGTTGCGTCGGACTGCCCGGTGACACCCTGATGCTGCGCAACAACAAGCTCTACATCAACGGTCGCCTCCAGAAAGACCCCGTCTGCATGCAGCTCTGCTACTTCGTCGAGACCAACGGCACACTCCTCACCGAGGAGCAGTTCCGCAAGATGAACATCAGCCGCGAAGACCGCCGACTGGTCTCCGCCGGGCAGCATAACGAAGACCTATACTACTACGAAGCCCTGGCTTACCTCGGCTTCACCACCAATGCGGACGGACGCTACAACCCCGTCTATCGCCTCCCATTGACCGCCGAAGCGTTGGCCTATCTGCGTAAGCTCCCCTTCGTGCGTACCATTAAGGTGGAGCCCGCTGAGCTCGGCGGAGCGACCTATCCCCCGGGGTACGTCACCGGTTGGACACGCGACGACTTCGGCCCCATCTGGATCCCACGCAAAGGCGCCACCATCGATCTCAACGAGCGCAATCTGGCCCTCTACCGCCGCTGCATCGTCAACTACGAAGGCAACCGCATGGAGCGTCGCCCGGACGGCACCCTCCTCATCAACGGACAGCCAGCCACGACCTACACCTTTAAGTACGACTACTACTGGATGATGGGCGACAACCGCCACAACAGCGCCGACAGTCGCTCGTGGGGCTTTGTGCCGGAGGATCACATCATCGGCAAACCCATCCTCATCTGGCTCTCCATCGACAAGGATCGCAGCCTCTTCAACGGCGGCATCCGATGGAACCGCATGTTCCGACGCGTCCGCTCGGATTGA
- a CDS encoding DUF6249 domain-containing protein: MHELVPIGVVGIVFYFTYKMIELPSRRREREMMIERMGRTNGTVPNLLSTDLPKRSFSGLRLGCLLIGVGLGLLVGLIINTALAHGGYSMNKWSEEQLFEVAYGAPVLIFGGLGLLCSYLLERRLSTDDKQRSERP; this comes from the coding sequence ATGCATGAATTAGTGCCTATAGGTGTTGTAGGGATCGTGTTTTACTTCACGTATAAGATGATCGAATTGCCTTCGCGGCGTAGAGAGCGAGAGATGATGATCGAGCGGATGGGCCGTACGAACGGCACGGTGCCGAATCTGTTGAGTACAGACCTACCCAAGCGGTCGTTCAGTGGGCTCCGGTTGGGCTGCCTGTTGATTGGCGTCGGACTGGGTCTGCTGGTCGGGCTGATCATCAACACGGCCCTGGCGCACGGTGGATACAGCATGAACAAATGGTCCGAGGAGCAACTCTTCGAGGTGGCTTACGGAGCGCCGGTGCTCATCTTCGGAGGCCTTGGCCTGCTGTGTTCCTACCTGTTGGAGCGTCGGCTATCGACCGACGACAAGCAACGGAGCGAGCGACCGTAA